Proteins encoded within one genomic window of Schaalia sp. HMT-172:
- the prfB gene encoding peptide chain release factor 2 has protein sequence MAIEFSEEIPSLRTTMENIVAVVQPDKLREQIAELNEKAAAPDLWDDPSAAQAVTSALSHRQSELDRITQMSERIDDLEAMVEMAAEDPDEGADILAEAEADLEKLRKDLGDLEIRTLLDGEYDERNAVITIRSGAGGVDAADFAEILLRMYLRWAERHGYPTKVMDTSYAEEAGLKSATFEVQAPYAYGTLSVEAGTHRLVRISPFDNQGRRQTSFAAVEVIPLIETTDHIEIPESELKVDVFRSSGPGGQSVNTTDSAVRMTHIPTGIVVSMQDEKSQIQNRAAALRVLQSRLLVLRHEEEQAKKKELAGDVKASWGDQMRSYVLQPYQMVKDLRTEFESGNPQSVFDGDIDGFINAGIRWRKNEQKAAQD, from the coding sequence GTGGCCATTGAATTTTCTGAAGAGATCCCGTCCCTGCGTACCACGATGGAGAACATCGTCGCGGTCGTGCAGCCGGACAAACTGCGTGAGCAGATCGCCGAGCTGAACGAGAAGGCGGCCGCGCCCGACCTGTGGGACGACCCGAGTGCCGCGCAGGCAGTCACGAGCGCGCTCAGCCACCGCCAGAGCGAGCTGGACCGCATCACGCAGATGAGTGAGCGCATCGACGACCTGGAGGCCATGGTGGAGATGGCCGCAGAGGACCCGGATGAGGGCGCTGACATCCTCGCCGAGGCTGAGGCTGACCTGGAGAAGCTCCGCAAGGACCTGGGAGACCTGGAGATCCGCACGCTTCTGGACGGCGAGTACGACGAGCGCAACGCCGTCATCACGATTCGAAGCGGCGCGGGCGGCGTGGACGCCGCCGACTTCGCCGAGATCCTCCTGCGCATGTACCTGCGCTGGGCGGAGCGTCACGGCTACCCGACGAAGGTCATGGACACCTCCTACGCGGAAGAAGCAGGCCTGAAATCGGCGACCTTCGAGGTCCAGGCGCCCTACGCCTACGGCACGCTGAGCGTCGAGGCCGGCACCCACCGCCTCGTGCGCATCAGCCCCTTCGATAACCAGGGGCGCCGCCAGACGTCCTTCGCCGCCGTCGAGGTCATCCCCCTCATCGAGACGACGGACCACATCGAGATCCCCGAGTCCGAGCTCAAGGTCGACGTCTTCCGTTCCTCGGGCCCCGGCGGCCAGTCCGTGAACACGACCGACTCGGCCGTGCGCATGACCCACATCCCCACGGGCATCGTCGTGTCCATGCAGGATGAGAAGTCCCAGATCCAGAACCGCGCGGCCGCCCTGCGAGTCCTGCAGTCCCGGCTCCTCGTTTTGCGCCACGAGGAAGAGCAAGCCAAGAAGAAAGAGCTCGCCGGTGACGTCAAGGCGTCGTGGGGCGACCAGATGCGCTCCTACGTGCTCCAGCCGTATCAGATGGTCAAGGACCTGCGCACCGAGTTTGAGTCCGGCAACCCGCAGTCCGTGTTTGACGGCGACATTGACGGCTTCATCAACGCTGGCATTCGCTGGCGTAAGAATGAGCAGAAGGCCGCCCAGGACTGA
- the gdhA gene encoding NADP-specific glutamate dehydrogenase produces the protein MSSFDTSRLSPALASVFESVQRRDPAQAEFHQAVYEVLLTIAPLAERHPEYADLAIIDRIVEPERQLQFRVPWADDKGNIHVNRGFRVQFNSALGPYKGGLRFHPSVNLSIIKFLGFEQIFKNALTGLPMGGGKGGADFDPKGKSDAEVMRFCQSFMTELSRHIGPDTDVPAGDIGVGGREIGYMFGQYKRLKNRFDAGVLTGKGLTWGGSFARTEATGYGLVYFAAEMLAAKGTSFDGKRVVVSGSGNVAIYATEKAQQLGATVVAVSDSSGYVVDEAGIDVALLKDVKEVRRGRVSDYAAERPGAVFVADGSIWDVPCDVALPCATQNELPLSGVQALIKNGVQLVAEGANMPTTPEAIEALQAAGVAYAPGKASNAGGVATSGLEMQQNSGRTQWAFEETDAKLHQIMVDIHANTVATAEEYGVAGDYVAGANLAGFRKVADAMVAMGLI, from the coding sequence ATGAGCAGCTTTGATACATCTCGTTTGTCCCCCGCGCTGGCCTCCGTTTTCGAATCCGTCCAGCGCCGCGACCCCGCCCAGGCCGAGTTCCACCAGGCCGTGTACGAGGTCCTCCTGACCATCGCCCCCCTCGCCGAGCGTCACCCCGAGTACGCCGACCTGGCGATCATCGACCGCATCGTCGAGCCCGAGCGTCAGCTCCAGTTCCGTGTCCCGTGGGCCGACGACAAAGGCAACATCCACGTGAACCGCGGCTTCCGTGTCCAGTTCAACTCCGCTCTCGGCCCCTACAAGGGCGGCCTGCGCTTCCACCCCTCCGTGAACCTGTCGATCATCAAGTTCCTCGGCTTCGAGCAGATCTTCAAGAACGCCCTGACCGGCCTGCCCATGGGCGGCGGCAAGGGTGGCGCGGACTTCGACCCCAAGGGCAAGTCCGACGCCGAGGTCATGCGTTTTTGCCAGTCCTTCATGACTGAGCTCTCCCGCCACATCGGCCCCGACACCGACGTTCCCGCCGGCGACATCGGCGTGGGCGGCCGCGAGATCGGCTACATGTTCGGCCAGTACAAGCGCCTGAAGAACCGTTTCGACGCGGGTGTCCTGACCGGCAAGGGCCTGACCTGGGGCGGTTCGTTCGCGCGTACTGAGGCCACCGGTTATGGCCTGGTCTACTTCGCCGCCGAGATGCTCGCCGCCAAGGGCACCAGCTTCGACGGCAAGCGCGTCGTGGTTTCCGGCTCCGGTAATGTCGCGATCTACGCGACCGAGAAGGCTCAGCAGCTGGGCGCGACCGTCGTTGCCGTCTCCGACTCCTCCGGCTACGTCGTGGACGAGGCCGGCATCGACGTCGCGCTGCTCAAGGACGTCAAGGAGGTGCGTCGCGGACGCGTCTCCGACTACGCAGCCGAGCGCCCCGGCGCCGTGTTCGTTGCCGACGGCTCCATCTGGGACGTCCCCTGTGACGTCGCGCTTCCCTGCGCCACTCAGAACGAGCTGCCGCTGTCCGGCGTCCAGGCCCTCATCAAGAACGGCGTCCAGCTGGTCGCCGAGGGCGCGAACATGCCCACCACCCCCGAGGCGATCGAGGCCCTGCAGGCTGCGGGCGTCGCCTACGCCCCCGGCAAGGCCTCCAACGCGGGCGGCGTGGCCACCTCCGGCCTGGAGATGCAGCAGAACTCCGGGCGCACCCAGTGGGCCTTCGAGGAGACCGACGCGAAGCTCCACCAGATCATGGTCGATATCCACGCGAACACCGTCGCCACCGCCGAGGAATACGGCGTCGCGGGCGACTACGTGGCCGGCGCGAACTTGGCGGGCTTCCGCAAGGTGGCCGACGCGATGGTCGCGATGGGTCTCATCTGA
- a CDS encoding type II secretion system F family protein, whose protein sequence is MNPWTLRALDVLVALLLVGGIALIWRSLATRHLSFAARVAQGRVSEEAPPQLARWARRAWASALDSLGSTSESVARRLALAGMAPEVGLFRLRQAAAGIAGLILSCLALTARPASSLRASLIPLCACALVGTLIGLTGTDRALTLRARRRQRAIDAAVPDCAELLALAVAAGESIPAAIERVAGCAGGPLGAELELTAGHIRNGMPSVRALAQLDERTDSPALTRLARTLTTAIERGSPLASVLHDQARDQRERSLAALMEEGGRREIAMLLPVVFLILPVTVLFALYPGLIALDFAP, encoded by the coding sequence GTGAACCCCTGGACCCTGCGCGCCCTGGACGTCCTCGTGGCCCTCCTCTTGGTCGGCGGAATCGCCCTTATCTGGCGGTCCCTGGCCACGCGCCACCTGTCGTTCGCGGCCCGCGTCGCCCAGGGGCGGGTCAGTGAGGAGGCCCCGCCCCAGCTCGCCCGATGGGCCCGACGCGCCTGGGCCTCGGCCCTGGACTCCCTGGGATCCACCAGCGAATCGGTCGCGCGCCGACTCGCCCTGGCGGGCATGGCCCCAGAGGTCGGCCTCTTCCGTCTGCGCCAAGCCGCCGCCGGCATCGCCGGGCTGATCCTCTCCTGCCTGGCACTCACGGCCCGCCCCGCATCCTCCCTGCGTGCCTCCCTCATTCCCCTGTGCGCATGCGCGCTCGTGGGCACCCTCATCGGCCTGACCGGCACGGACCGGGCGCTCACCCTGCGGGCCCGCCGCCGCCAGCGCGCGATTGACGCCGCCGTGCCCGACTGCGCGGAGCTTCTCGCGCTCGCGGTCGCCGCAGGGGAGTCGATTCCCGCCGCCATCGAGCGCGTCGCTGGGTGCGCCGGCGGCCCCCTGGGCGCGGAACTGGAGCTCACGGCGGGCCACATCCGCAACGGCATGCCCTCGGTGCGTGCCCTCGCCCAGCTCGACGAACGCACCGACTCTCCGGCGCTCACCAGGCTCGCCCGCACCCTTACCACGGCGATCGAGCGCGGCTCGCCGCTGGCCTCGGTCCTGCATGACCAGGCGCGCGACCAGCGTGAACGCTCCCTCGCTGCCCTGATGGAGGAGGGCGGCCGCCGCGAGATCGCGATGCTCCTGCCCGTCGTCTTCCTGATCCTGCCCGTCACCGTCCTGTTTGCCCTCTACCCGGGCCTCATCGCCCTGGATTTCGCGCCGTAA
- a CDS encoding type II secretion system F family protein: MISLVCGLVCGIGLVLVVFSRLTPPPPRAPWGPWRRLREDVERAHIPGLTAARLALLSIALGALVAVVVLALTGAWPVAAIVSVGMSFLPYAWVVSRVATRAKAVRAAWPEVIDAMVSAVRAGTSLPQVLCDLADEGPAPVRFAFEAFSRDYSANGRFASALDRMKDEVADPVADRIVEALRVARSVGGADLTRLLQDLATLLREDARVRGELEARQSWTVGAARLGLAAPWIVLLLLSGGGASANVWNSPGGIAVLVGGAGVCIIAYLAMKALGRLSTDPRNLGGTL; encoded by the coding sequence GTGATCTCCCTCGTGTGCGGCCTCGTGTGTGGGATCGGCCTCGTGCTGGTCGTGTTCTCGCGCCTCACGCCGCCCCCGCCGCGCGCGCCGTGGGGGCCGTGGCGGCGCCTGCGAGAGGACGTCGAGAGGGCGCACATTCCGGGGCTGACGGCCGCCCGCCTCGCCCTGCTCAGCATCGCCCTCGGCGCGCTCGTGGCTGTTGTCGTCCTGGCGCTCACCGGGGCCTGGCCGGTCGCCGCCATCGTCTCCGTCGGCATGTCATTCCTGCCCTACGCCTGGGTTGTCTCCCGCGTGGCCACCCGAGCCAAAGCCGTGCGGGCCGCCTGGCCCGAGGTCATCGACGCCATGGTGTCGGCAGTGCGCGCCGGAACGTCCCTGCCCCAGGTCCTGTGCGACCTCGCCGACGAGGGACCGGCCCCCGTGCGCTTCGCCTTCGAGGCTTTCTCCCGCGACTACAGCGCTAACGGGCGCTTCGCCAGCGCGCTGGACCGCATGAAGGACGAGGTCGCGGACCCCGTCGCCGACCGCATCGTCGAGGCTCTGCGCGTCGCCCGCTCTGTGGGCGGCGCCGACCTGACGCGCCTCCTCCAGGACCTGGCGACCCTCCTGCGCGAGGACGCGCGCGTGCGCGGCGAGCTCGAGGCCCGCCAGTCCTGGACGGTGGGGGCGGCCCGCCTGGGCCTGGCCGCCCCCTGGATCGTCCTGCTTCTCCTGTCCGGAGGCGGCGCGAGCGCGAACGTGTGGAACTCGCCCGGAGGCATCGCCGTGCTCGTCGGGGGTGCGGGAGTGTGCATCATCGCCTACCTGGCGATGAAGGCCCTCGGCAGGCTCAGCACGGATCCCAGAAACCTGGGAGGGACGCTGTGA
- a CDS encoding CpaF family protein yields MEAVTRALAARVREGLAAGGIDAARDPKAVRALIDRAIDAHAPDMLPTQREQVEADLMDDICGLGPLQALMDDPGVEEIWINSASRVFVARGGVAELTSLILTDEDVRALVERMLHHSGRRLDLSSPFVDAMLAGGERLHVVIPPVTGRSWSVNIRKHIQRARTLEDLVAVDMVPPPMRDFLAAAVCVGLSVLVSGGTQAGKTTLLRALAGELPRSRRVISCEEVFELGLANWDHVAMQTRPPAAEGTGEITLRDLVRESLRMRPEYLIVGEVRGPEALDLLVALNAGVPGMATVHANSAREALDKLSILPLLAGDNVTTGFVTPTLASSIDLVCHVERGRGGQRYVAEVLAVPGRVEGNRIETATLFTFDGRRCERGPGGLDLHERFAAAGSDLASLLDRGEL; encoded by the coding sequence ATGGAAGCCGTGACGCGCGCACTTGCGGCGCGGGTGCGAGAGGGTCTGGCCGCGGGCGGCATCGATGCGGCGCGCGACCCGAAGGCGGTGCGCGCCCTCATCGACCGCGCCATCGACGCCCACGCCCCCGACATGCTGCCCACGCAGCGCGAACAGGTCGAAGCGGACCTCATGGACGACATCTGCGGGCTCGGCCCGCTCCAGGCGCTCATGGACGACCCCGGCGTCGAGGAAATCTGGATCAACTCGGCCTCGCGCGTGTTCGTGGCCCGCGGTGGCGTCGCCGAGCTGACGAGCCTGATCCTCACGGACGAGGACGTGCGCGCCCTCGTGGAACGGATGCTGCATCACTCGGGTCGGCGCCTCGACCTGTCCAGTCCCTTCGTGGACGCGATGCTCGCCGGGGGAGAGCGCCTGCACGTCGTGATCCCGCCGGTGACTGGACGCTCGTGGAGCGTCAACATCCGTAAGCACATCCAGCGCGCCCGCACCCTGGAGGACCTGGTGGCCGTCGACATGGTGCCCCCGCCGATGCGGGATTTCTTGGCCGCCGCCGTGTGCGTGGGCCTGTCTGTCCTGGTCTCGGGTGGCACGCAGGCGGGCAAGACGACGCTGCTGCGCGCGCTCGCGGGGGAGCTGCCGCGTTCGCGGCGCGTCATCTCCTGCGAGGAGGTCTTCGAGCTGGGGCTGGCGAACTGGGATCACGTGGCCATGCAGACGCGCCCGCCGGCTGCGGAGGGGACGGGGGAGATCACCCTGCGAGACCTCGTGCGCGAGTCCTTGCGCATGCGACCCGAGTACCTGATCGTCGGCGAGGTGCGTGGCCCCGAGGCCCTCGACCTGCTCGTCGCCCTCAACGCGGGCGTGCCCGGCATGGCGACCGTGCACGCGAACTCGGCGCGCGAGGCCCTCGACAAGCTCTCGATCCTGCCGCTCCTGGCGGGCGATAACGTCACGACGGGTTTCGTGACGCCCACGCTCGCCTCCTCCATCGACCTCGTGTGTCACGTCGAACGAGGCCGTGGCGGGCAGCGCTACGTCGCCGAGGTCCTCGCTGTGCCCGGGCGCGTCGAAGGCAACCGGATCGAAACGGCCACGCTTTTCACCTTCGATGGCCGCAGATGCGAGCGGGGTCCGGGCGGCCTCGACCTGCACGAGCGCTTCGCGGCGGCCGGGTCTGACCTCGCCTCCCTGCTGGATCGGGGCGAGCTGTGA